The genomic window ATATGAAAGATATGTTGTTGAAGAAAGTCTTGGAGCTTCTTCACCAATGATAACAACTTGTGGAAACTTAGCTTTAATATTCTTTTCAAATTCTTCACGTTTGCTATTAATAGCTTCGTGTTTTTGTAGGTTATTCATTGAATATGTAAGCGCTACTGCTAGCGTTTCGTTACCTAAGTAGTTTTGTGTTCCACCACGTAGGCCTTTTTCTTGACCACCACCAATGATAAGAGGCTTTAAAGTTGTAGGATCTTTAGCTACGAGAATACCAGAGCCTGTCATTCCGCCAATTTTGTGTCCAGCGATCACTGCATAATCAATACCTGACTCTTCAAAGTTAAAACAAGTTTTACCTACAAATTGAGTTGTATCACAAAGGTAAGGTACGCCTTGTTCTTGGCAGATTTTTGCAATGTCGTTATATGGCTGGATAACACCAGTTTCATTATTAGCGGCCATTACTGCAACAAGAGCAGTATTGTCATCGATATGATTAATGAGGTCTTCAATATCTGCGATACCATTTGGTTTCGTTTGAAGTGTGTATACTTCACAGCCAAAGTTATCTGCATAGAATTGAGCATTATTGCTTACCGCTGAATGCTCAATACCTGAGATGATGATTTTCTTTTTTGGGTTATTTAACAAAACAGATTGGAAAACAGTTGAGATACCTTCAGTTGAGCCTGAGTTAAAAACTAGTTGGCTCATATGCGCACCTAAAAGCTTTGCGCATACTGAACGAGCATTCTCCATTGCAACTTTTACGCGAGCGCCGACGTGGTGAGTAGCATTTGGATTAGCAAATGGCCCCTTGTTAAGTCGGTTGATAATATACTCCTTAACTTCATTACAAATTGGAGCACTACCATTGTAATCCGCGTAAATTTCTTGCATGTTGTCCCTCTTCCTTAATCTTGTGTATTAAACCTATTACTTACTCAGCTCAAGCATCTTATTAAGTGCTTTTAATGAGTACTCTTTTGTTTTTTCATCTACTTTAATTATATTTATAGGTTTATTTTCCTTAATTGCTCTAAAGCTGGCAAGTAGCCAACGAGGTCTTACTCGATACATTGTTGTACACAAACACTGGTAAGGTGACAGGGAAGTGATTTCTTTATCTGGAAAATCATTTGCTAGTCTGTTAACCAAGTTGATTTCTGTTCCAACGGCAAATTTAGAACCAGCTGGTGCATCTTTAATCTTATTAATGATGTAAGCAGTTGATCCATTGTCATGAGCTGCTTGTACAACATCAAAGTTACACTCAGGGTGTACGATAACAGTTGTATCAGGTTTATCTTTTTTAATTTGTTCAACTTGAGCTGCAGTAAAGCCTTGGTGAACAGAGCAGAATCCGTACCAAAGAATTACTTTTGCATTATCGATTTGTTCTGCTGTTAATCCACCATTAAGCATATTTGGGTTGTAAACAACCATATCTTCTAGTGGAATGCCTAGATCAAAACAAGTATTGCGTCCTAAGTGTTGGTCAGGGAAGAATAGTAGTTTTTGTCCCTGAGTAAAGGACCACTTGATAATATTGTGTGCATTTGATGAAGTACAAATTGTTCCATCGTTCTCGCCAACAAATGACTTAAGAGTTGCTGCACAGTTGATATAAGTAATTGGGATGATCTTATCATTAGTTGATCTTTGCATGAATGCCCATGCTTTATCGATCTCTTCACGATTTGCCATATCGGCCATCGAGCATCCAGCTTGCATATCGGGAAGGATTACGTGTTGATCTTCATTCGTTAGCATATCTGCTGTTTCTGCCATGAAGTGAACACCACAGAAAATAATATAAGGCTTGTCTAAAACGGCTGCATCTTGTGCTAGCTTTAGTGAGTCACCTTTATAGTCTGCAAATTCAATAACGTCGTCTTGCTGATAGTGATGTCCAAGAACCACAACTTGATCTTTAAGTTCTTCTTTGATCTTTCTTAACTCAACTAGTACTTCTTCATCAGATAACTCTTCTTGAGAAATTATCGGACGGTGAACTTCTTCTTTACCGAATAGATCTAACATTTTTCTTCCTTCTCGATTTTAAGATTAATTATTTGATTGGGTAACCGCTTTCGTCCCAAGCAAGAATTCCACCTTCAAGGTTGTAAAGGTCTTCAAATCCTTCTTCTAGTAGAAATTGACAAGCAGTTAAGCTTCTCTTTCCACTGCGGCATTGAACAACGATCTTCTTTGATTTGTCAGTTAGGTGATTACCAAATTGATTTGCAAAATCAGAAAGAGGAATAAAGATAGCACCATCAATATGGCCAGCATCCCACTCATCTTGTTCGCGACAATCAACTAAAACTAGGTCTGTATTCTTGTCCATTAAATCTTTTAATTCACCAACTTCCATAAAGTTAATCATTGTGTCATCTCCTTATATAATTGACGTTTTGGAAGATAGAACATTTGAAACGAGCTGTCATCTGAACATCCTTAAAATTGGTTCCAGTTCGTGTTGCGCTAAGTTAAAAAAAATGTTTTATCAGGTATTTGACGTTGCGTGATAGTTTTCTTAACATTTTATATAGATAGTCTTTTATTACGGTCAAAGGGATGACCGAGGGAGCTTACATGGAAGTTATTACGGTTGCAAATAACAAGGGTGGTGTTGGGAAAACAATGCAGTGCTACCAATTAGCGACACACTTAGCTAATAAAGGGAACAAAGTACTTGTTATTGACCTAGATTCACAGGCCAAT from Halobacteriovorax sp. DA5 includes these protein-coding regions:
- the nadA gene encoding quinolinate synthase NadA translates to MLDLFGKEEVHRPIISQEELSDEEVLVELRKIKEELKDQVVVLGHHYQQDDVIEFADYKGDSLKLAQDAAVLDKPYIIFCGVHFMAETADMLTNEDQHVILPDMQAGCSMADMANREEIDKAWAFMQRSTNDKIIPITYINCAATLKSFVGENDGTICTSSNAHNIIKWSFTQGQKLLFFPDQHLGRNTCFDLGIPLEDMVVYNPNMLNGGLTAEQIDNAKVILWYGFCSVHQGFTAAQVEQIKKDKPDTTVIVHPECNFDVVQAAHDNGSTAYIINKIKDAPAGSKFAVGTEINLVNRLANDFPDKEITSLSPYQCLCTTMYRVRPRWLLASFRAIKENKPINIIKVDEKTKEYSLKALNKMLELSK
- a CDS encoding cysteine desulfurase family protein, which translates into the protein MQEIYADYNGSAPICNEVKEYIINRLNKGPFANPNATHHVGARVKVAMENARSVCAKLLGAHMSQLVFNSGSTEGISTVFQSVLLNNPKKKIIISGIEHSAVSNNAQFYADNFGCEVYTLQTKPNGIADIEDLINHIDDNTALVAVMAANNETGVIQPYNDIAKICQEQGVPYLCDTTQFVGKTCFNFEESGIDYAVIAGHKIGGMTGSGILVAKDPTTLKPLIIGGGQEKGLRGGTQNYLGNETLAVALTYSMNNLQKHEAINSKREEFEKNIKAKFPQVVIIGEEAPRLSSTTYLSYPGIHGQAVQMELESEGIYVTTSSACSDNNPQTSKVLKAMGVADDIGRGVVRISLGLCNDPALYDRIENALTIAYEKLSKIRSY
- a CDS encoding rhodanese-like domain-containing protein, which gives rise to MINFMEVGELKDLMDKNTDLVLVDCREQDEWDAGHIDGAIFIPLSDFANQFGNHLTDKSKKIVVQCRSGKRSLTACQFLLEEGFEDLYNLEGGILAWDESGYPIK